The nucleotide sequence TTTGGGGACGAAATGGGAGATTCTCAAAATTCTTTTCCTGCCTACGTAGTCAAGAGTCTTCCCATTGCGGTTGCCATAGGGAGTTGGACTTTTGCTGCGGGTGCAATACTGGGCTATGCGGCTCGTAAATGTTCGGAAGGTAGCGGATCAGTGAAGTTTTAAAACACCGGTTTTATCGGTATTGGCTCAGTTAAAAAGGCTGACATGGAGGTCACCTTTTTGGTGTTGCATTCATTTGGACGTCTATCAGAAAATACAATCCGCTTTGTCATTTTATCGGTATCAATGCCAGCGTCACGCTGAGTCTGACCACTGTGTCCATTTACAGCGACGGAACCAGAGAGACTATTCTTTCTTATCACCAACCGGCCAAAAGGCTAGCGCTTGATTGTCATTGAGTACTAAACTGGTTCTGTACGTTAAGTAGCCTTTAACGAATACAGCCTTGAGCGAATACAGCCTTGAGCTAATACAGCCTTGAGCGAATAAAAAAAAGGTACAGAACCTATGCCCCGTCCTCTCTACCCGGTGACCCTGATCAACCGCCATACCCTGAGCGACAACACCATTCAGCTGGATTTTCAGGTTGAAGGCGAGTTTGATTTTATCGCCGGACAGTTTGTGCAATTTATGATTGACCAGAATGGCTCGACACAAAAGCGCAGCTACAGCATTGCCAACTCACCGGACTCCTTTCGCAAAGAGGGACATCTTGAAATCGCTATCAGCCTTGTCGAGGGGGGAATGGCGTCAGAGTTGTTCAGTCAGACCGATTTGGGGTTACAACTGCAGGTGGCAGGTCCATTTGGCATTCTTACAGCCCCCGCTGAACATTCCGGACAAATCGTACTAACAGGCACAGGAACCGGGCTGACTCCATACCGGGCAATGCTGCCAACTCTGGCCTCAATGGCAGAGACTGGCATACCGGTCACGGTCATTATGGGAGTAAGGCACCGTACCGACCTGATCTATGAACAGGAGTTCAGGCAGGTTGCAGAGCAACACGCAAACTTCAGTTATCAGGTCTGTATGAGCCGCGAAACTGAGGTCGATAGTAGCATCAATGAGTTCAAAGGCTATGTTCAGCAGCGCTTTGAACACCTGAACCTCGACACAGACTCAGATCTTGTGTACCTGTGCGGTAACCCTAATATGATTAATGATGCCGCCAGAGTATTACTGGATATGGGGTTTGGTTCCAGACAGGTCAAACGGGAAAAATATGTTTATTCCGGTCACTGACTCAGCGTTTTTCCCGCAAGGTTTTTACTATCCAGATTATCATCACAATCAACAGACAGGCTGCGCCCATTAACCACCAGCCCCATTGCGGAATCTGTTTGATTTCATCCAGCTCTACGGCTGCTCCAGCCAGAAAGCCCGGCGTCATATACACCACTGCCCAGGGAACAGACGACATAAGATTAGCGATATAAAACTGCCGGGGCGGCATATTCAACATACCGGCAACGACCGGAACCACAGGGCGAACAGGGCCGACAAATCGCCCGAACGCAATACTCATTACGCCAAAACGGCGGATAAACCGCTCGCCCTTATCGAGCCAGTCGGTGTGTTTATAAAATGGCCACCAGCCTCGCACCCGGTTGTGGTAGTGATACCCAAGCTGGTAGCTGACCGCATCACCCAGGGCAGCCCCCAGAAAAGCCCACAGGTACACAGACACTATATCCAGCAACCCATTGCCTGCCAGAGCCCCCAGCGCAAAGAGAATAGCAACACCGGGCAATAGCAGCCCGACTGCGACCAGCGTTTCCAGAAAAGCCGCAACGCCAATCACCGGCCCCAGCCAGAGATGGTGTACCTCCAGCCAGGCATAAATGCTGTCAAAATAACTCAGCTCCATAGTAATCCGAATCTTATTCGTCGTGTCCAGCAGCATACCGTTTGCCGCCTGCTTTTGCCAAAGCTAAAATCGCTGAACTTTACACAGGCAATGATCAAACCCATGACACCGGAGCGTTACCACAAATTTCGTGCAGTACTGGATCGTCGTCAACCGGATTTAACGGTGATGACAGACCAGGTTCACAAGAACCACAATCTCTCTGCCATTATCAGAACCTGCGATGCGGTGGGTATAGCTGACCTGCATCTGACTCAGCCCAAAGAAGGTTACCGGGGCATTCGCCGACGTTCCATGGGCAGTCACAAATACGTCAACGTACACCACTATGACCGGGTTGAGGACACAGCGGCTCATCTGAAACAGCAGGGCTTCACTATTGTTGCTGCCCATTTTTCCGAACAGGCAATCCCTTATCACGAGATTGACTTCACCCAGCCCTGCGCCCTGATGCTGGGGGCAGAAAAACGTGGCATTTCCAGTGAGGCTGCCGCCCTGGCAGATCAGCATATTATTATCCCGATGCAGGGAATGGTCGCTTCCTATAATGTCTCGGTGGCAGCAGCGGTCATTCTGGTCGAGGCACAACGACAGCGACTGATTAAAGGCATGTACGACAACCCTAAACTGCCTGATGACATTTATCAGAGAACTCTGTTTCAATGGGGTTATCCTGAACTGGCAAGGTATTGCGACGAACGTCGTTTGTCTTATCCCGAACTTAACGACACCGGACAGTTGATTAACCCATCCCTCTGGTACGAAAAGGTTCGTGCCAGCCATGATTCACCAATTGATGAAGGAGGCCATTGAGCATGAGTAAAGTTCTGGACGAGCTGTTAGAGTTGCTCAAACTGGAAGCCATTGAAAAAAATATTTTCCGTGGGCAGAGCCAGGACTATGGTCTTGGCAGAGTGTATGGTGGTCAGGTTATCGGGCAGGCATTGTCGGCAGCCCGACAAACGGTTCCCAGGGAAAGGCATGTCCATTCCTTCCACAGCTACTTCCTGCGCGAAGGCGACGTGAATCTTCCCATTGTTTACAACGTTGACTGTATACGCGACGGCAAGAGCTTTACCACCCGCCGTGTTGTTGCTATTCAGAAAGGCAGGCCTATTTTCAACCTTTCCGCTTCTTTCCACATACAGGAAGAGGGATTTGAACATCAGGATGATATGCCACCCTGTCAGGATCCTGAAGGCCTGATTTCTGACCAGGCCCTGAAAAACAAGATGAAGGATTTCCTGCCGCCGTCAGTACAGGAGGTGTTTCAGGCAGAATCCCCCATAGATATTCGTCACGAAGAACCCTCCAACCCTTATGTTCCGGAAAAATGCCCGCCACTGACAAAAGTCTGGTTTAAAGCCGCTGGGAAACTTCCTGATGTTTCGGGGGTTCATAAATACCTGCTGGCCTTTGCCTCGGACATGCAATTTCTGCCTACTGCACTATTCCCCCATGGAGTACGCTTCCTGCAACCCAATCTGCAGGTGGCCAGCCTTGACCACGCCATGTGGTTCCACCGGCCATTCCGTATGGATGAATGGCTGCTCTACTCCATCGACAGTCCCACAGCCAGCGGTGCCAGAGGACTGGTGAGGGGGCAGATATTCGATCAACAGGGACGACTGGTGGCTTCGACCATGCAGGAAGGGCTTATTCGCCAAAGATAAAACGACACAGACCAGCTCTAAAGACAGGCACTCATCCGGAGTGCCTTTTTTACTGATACCTTGCTGGCTTTTCTGTTCTACTTTCCTATTGTGGGTTATTAAAAACCTATGTACTGTCGTTTGACCAACAAGATAACTCACCAATAAAGGACGTTCGATGAAACAGCTACTTTCCTGTTTCCTGTCGTTTAAAACCGCATTGTGTTCTCTGTTACTGCTTTCCGCTATGGTCAGTAATGCAGATGTGGTCAGTAATGCAGATATGGTTGATAGTGCTGACAGTGCCGTTTTTTTACAGTACCACCACGTCAGTGAAAATACCCCAAGATCCACCAGCGTGACACCAGACCGCCTGAAGCAACATCTGGATTATCTTGACGACAATGGCTTTACAGTAAAAAGCATTGTTGACGCTGTTGACTCTATTCGTGACGGAAGGCCATTGCCGGATAAAACGGTTGTCATTACTTTTGACGATGCCTATGTGAGTATCTATGAAAACGCTTTTCCACTGCTTAAAGAAAAAGGCTATCCATTCACGGTTTTTGTAGCGATTGAGCCTGTCGACAAGGGCTACCATCAATTTCTGAGCTGGGATCAACTCCGGGAAATGGGAAAGCATGGTGCCACTATCGCCAACCACTCCGTCACCCACTCTCACATGGTCGTTAAGCACCCCGATGAAACCCGTCAGCAGTGGGTAAACCGTAACCGTGACGAAATACTGAAAACCGAAGCCCGTATCAAAGAAAAAACAGGACAAAGCGTCAAACTATTTGCCTGGCCTTTTGGTGAAGCCAATCCTGAACTGAGGCAGCTGCTTGCCAGTATGGGCTATGTTGGTTTCGGTCAGCAGTCTGGTGTTGTTGAGCCGCTTTCCGACTTTACTCTGCTGCCCCGTTACCCAATGGCAGCGGACTATGCAGAAATGCGGGGGTTCAGAACCAAGGTCAACAGCCTGCCACTGCCTGTAAAAAGACAGCTGCCTGATTCAGCCATGGTTAAAGACGACAACCTGAAGCCATCGCTGACCCTGGAGCTGGCAGCCGGTGATTTTCAGAAAAATCAGCTGAAGTGTTACGCCTCCAACGCCGGGGAAATTCCCATAACATGGCTGGATGATGAGAAAACCCGCTTCACAACTGTTACACCCAACAGCCTGTCGGTTGGCAGAAGCCGTTATAATTGCACCGCGCCCTCTATGGATGGCAGACGTTACTACTGGTACTCACATCAGTGGTTGCGCCTGAACAGCGATGGCACTGCAATCGACTA is from Endozoicomonas gorgoniicola and encodes:
- a CDS encoding ferredoxin--NADP reductase; translated protein: MPRPLYPVTLINRHTLSDNTIQLDFQVEGEFDFIAGQFVQFMIDQNGSTQKRSYSIANSPDSFRKEGHLEIAISLVEGGMASELFSQTDLGLQLQVAGPFGILTAPAEHSGQIVLTGTGTGLTPYRAMLPTLASMAETGIPVTVIMGVRHRTDLIYEQEFRQVAEQHANFSYQVCMSRETEVDSSINEFKGYVQQRFEHLNLDTDSDLVYLCGNPNMINDAARVLLDMGFGSRQVKREKYVYSGH
- a CDS encoding DedA family protein; the protein is MLLDTTNKIRITMELSYFDSIYAWLEVHHLWLGPVIGVAAFLETLVAVGLLLPGVAILFALGALAGNGLLDIVSVYLWAFLGAALGDAVSYQLGYHYHNRVRGWWPFYKHTDWLDKGERFIRRFGVMSIAFGRFVGPVRPVVPVVAGMLNMPPRQFYIANLMSSVPWAVVYMTPGFLAGAAVELDEIKQIPQWGWWLMGAACLLIVMIIWIVKTLREKR
- the trmH gene encoding tRNA (guanosine(18)-2'-O)-methyltransferase TrmH — translated: MIKPMTPERYHKFRAVLDRRQPDLTVMTDQVHKNHNLSAIIRTCDAVGIADLHLTQPKEGYRGIRRRSMGSHKYVNVHHYDRVEDTAAHLKQQGFTIVAAHFSEQAIPYHEIDFTQPCALMLGAEKRGISSEAAALADQHIIIPMQGMVASYNVSVAAAVILVEAQRQRLIKGMYDNPKLPDDIYQRTLFQWGYPELARYCDERRLSYPELNDTGQLINPSLWYEKVRASHDSPIDEGGH
- the tesB gene encoding acyl-CoA thioesterase II; its protein translation is MSKVLDELLELLKLEAIEKNIFRGQSQDYGLGRVYGGQVIGQALSAARQTVPRERHVHSFHSYFLREGDVNLPIVYNVDCIRDGKSFTTRRVVAIQKGRPIFNLSASFHIQEEGFEHQDDMPPCQDPEGLISDQALKNKMKDFLPPSVQEVFQAESPIDIRHEEPSNPYVPEKCPPLTKVWFKAAGKLPDVSGVHKYLLAFASDMQFLPTALFPHGVRFLQPNLQVASLDHAMWFHRPFRMDEWLLYSIDSPTASGARGLVRGQIFDQQGRLVASTMQEGLIRQR
- a CDS encoding polysaccharide deacetylase family protein; its protein translation is MKQLLSCFLSFKTALCSLLLLSAMVSNADVVSNADMVDSADSAVFLQYHHVSENTPRSTSVTPDRLKQHLDYLDDNGFTVKSIVDAVDSIRDGRPLPDKTVVITFDDAYVSIYENAFPLLKEKGYPFTVFVAIEPVDKGYHQFLSWDQLREMGKHGATIANHSVTHSHMVVKHPDETRQQWVNRNRDEILKTEARIKEKTGQSVKLFAWPFGEANPELRQLLASMGYVGFGQQSGVVEPLSDFTLLPRYPMAADYAEMRGFRTKVNSLPLPVKRQLPDSAMVKDDNLKPSLTLELAAGDFQKNQLKCYASNAGEIPITWLDDEKTRFTTVTPNSLSVGRSRYNCTAPSMDGRRYYWYSHQWLRLNSDGTAID